Proteins encoded in a region of the Ornithodoros turicata isolate Travis chromosome 3, ASM3712646v1, whole genome shotgun sequence genome:
- the LOC135389346 gene encoding uncharacterized protein LOC135389346 — protein MNSLSLDLSPEPWFPKFLVAHAEDETKPLSKVSPFLIAKEIEKIIGKSYKAKKLSSGDIQIEVENRSQSSALVSIKKLGDIPVSITKHRILNIVKGVISESELLDCSDIEIEEGLREHGVVAARRIVMRRDGKEMQTKHIVLSFQLHRLPQTIKARYLNCHVRPYVPNPRRCFKCQRFGHGSQVCRGQETCPKCSGNGHTPESCENTVRCANCKGDHPVYARSCPRWKAEKEILRIKAEQNIPYKAAKAQAEFASKGTFSEVARRGVAPLRKSVETQTSVWVSTSNSPAERWRHECVSSCSYVSWEHPGSPGTQQGDSHSFQ, from the coding sequence ATGAACTCGCTCAGCTTAGACCTGTCTCCAGAGCCATGGTTCCCGAAATTCCTTGTGGCCCATGCTGAGGACGAGACGAAGCCGTTATCGAAAGTGTCACCATTCCTCATTGcaaaagaaattgaaaaaaTCATAGGGAAATCGTACAAAGCAAAGAAGCTCTCATCTGGAGACATTCAAATTGAAGTAGAAAACAGATCCCAAAGTTCAGCCCTCGTGTCTATAAAGAAACTCGGTGACATTCCAGTATCAATCACAAAACACCGTATCCTGAACATTGTCAAGGGGGTGATTTCCGAGAGTGAACTCCTTGACTGTTCCGACATCGAGATCGAAGAAGGTTTGCGCGAGCATGGCGTTGTGGCGGCGAGGCGGATAGTGATGCGTCGGGATGGCAAAGAAATGCAAACCAAGCACATCGTACTGTCATTCCAGCTGCACAGACTCCCTCAAACCATCAAAGCACGTTACCTGAACTGCCACGTGCGACCCTACGTTCCTAACCCGCGGCGTTGCTTCAAGTGTCAACGTTTCGGGCATGGATCACAGGTCTGCCgtggacaggaaacatgtccaaaATGTTCAGGCAATGGTCACACACCAGAATCATGTGAGAACACGGTGCGTTGCGCAAACTGCAAAGGTGACCACCCAGTATACGCAAGATCTTGTCCCCGGTggaaagcagaaaaagaaatactTCGCATCAAAGCAGAACAGAACATACCATATAAAGCAGCAAAAGCACAAGCAGAGTTTGCTAGTAAAGGCACTTTCTCCGAGGTGGCGCGCAGGGGAGTCGCACCACTGAGGAAATCTGTAGAGACCCAGACTTCTGTCTGGGTGTCTACCTCAAACTCCCCAGCAGAAAGGTGGAGACACGAGTGTGTCTCTTCCTGCTCCTACGTCTCCTGGGAGCACCCTGGCTCGCCAGGCACGCAGCAAGGAGATAGCCACAGTTTCCAGTGA